The DNA sequence ACCGTTCGCGGCGGAGGTGCTCGGCGCCGTGCTCGCCTTTCCGGCCCTCGGCGACCGGGTCGGGCGGCCGGCGCACATCCGGGACGGGGCCATTCCCACCAGCGATTCCCTCGAGCTCGAGGCGCCGGTCGTCTACATCGCAGGCACCTGCATGAACGCGGGGAAAACGGTGGCCGCCACCGAACTGGTGCGCGGGCTCTCGCGTCGCGGGCTGCGCGTCGCGGCGTCCAAGCTCACCGGCGTCAGCCTGATGCGCGATACCCTGGCCATGCAGGACGCAGGCGCCGTGGCGGCGGTCACGTTCAATGACGCCGGCGCCGCGAGCACCCATGCCGGCATGACCGTCGCCGTGGCCAAGGGACTCTTCAACCACCTGCAGCAGACCGTCCGGCCCGATGTGATCGTCGCGGAACTCGGCGACGGCATCCTCGGGGAGTACGGGGTGCAGGACATCCTCCGGGATCCCGAGTTGGCGGGCGCTGGGCGCGCCTGGGTCATGGCCGCCCCCGATCCGGTGGGCTGCTGGGGCGCCGATCAGCTCATGCGGGGAACCTACGGGCTCCCCATCACGGTGCTGACCGGGCCGGCCACCGACAACCAGGTTGGCCGCGACTACATCAGCGCCTCGCTCGGCATTCCGGCGCACAATGCGCTGCGCGACGCCGATGGACTGCTCACCGTGGTCACCACGGCGTTGGAGTCGCAGTGAAGGTCGCGGTCGTCGGGGCCGCCGGGTACGTCGGGGGCGAATTGCTGCGGCTCGTGCTCCAGCACCCGGACGTCTCGGAGGTGGTGGCAACCAGCCGGAGCCAGGCCGGCCGACCGATCGCGGAGGTGCACCCCGCGCTCGCCCCGCTCACGGAGGCGCGGTTTGCCGGGCTGACGGCCGGTGAGGCCGCGCGCGGGCAGGACGTCGTCTTCCTCTCGCTGGAGCACGGGGAATCGTCCAAGGTGGCCGGGGAGGTCTTCGACGCAGGCCCCGGGCTGGTGGTTGATCTCGCGGCAGATTTCCGGGTGCGCGACCTTCGACTCTACGAGCAGTACTACGGCACGCATCCGGCCCCGGAGCTGGTGACGCGGTTCACCTACGGCCTGGCGGACGTGCGCGGCTCCGAACTTCGCGGCGCCGAGGCACTCGCTGCGCCGGGCTGTTTTGCGACGGCGGCGCAGCTGGCCCTCTATCCCCTGCGGTCGCTCGGCGTCGTCGGCATTCCCGCGCTCTTCGGGGTGACCGGATCGAGCGGCGCCGGCGTGCATCCGAAGCCGACGACGCACCATCCGGCCCGCGCCAACAACCTCTTCGCCTATTCCGTGCTGAACCATCGGCACGACGCCGAGGTGCTGCAGGCGTGGCGGGGTTGGATGGAATCCCCCACGGCGACGGCCCGCCTGATGACCCACTCCGGCCCCTTCGTGCGGGGGATTCATCTGACCCTGCACGCCACGGTGGCGCCCGGGGACGCGGCGCGCATCGACAGCCTCTTTTCGACCGCCTATGCTGGACGCCCGTTTGTCCGGGTCGTCGACGCGCCTCCTCAGCTCACCCACGTCGTCGGCACCAACCAGGCGCTGATCCATGCCGTCGGGAACGCTGACACCGGCGAGGTGCAGGCGATGGTGGTGCTCGACAATCTCATCAAGGGGGCGGGAGGACAGGCGGTGCAGGGGATGAACCTCGCGCTCGGACTCGACGAGGCTGCCGGCCTTCGGCTGGCGGCGCCCTTCCCATGCTGAGCGCCGGCGAGCAGGCCCTCCTCCCGGTCTATGCGCAGATGCCGATCCGGCCGGTCTCCGGCCGGGGCGCCTGGCTGGTGGACGAGGATGGCGCGGAATGGCTCGACGCCTATGG is a window from the Gemmatimonadales bacterium genome containing:
- the argC gene encoding N-acetyl-gamma-glutamyl-phosphate reductase translates to MKVAVVGAAGYVGGELLRLVLQHPDVSEVVATSRSQAGRPIAEVHPALAPLTEARFAGLTAGEAARGQDVVFLSLEHGESSKVAGEVFDAGPGLVVDLAADFRVRDLRLYEQYYGTHPAPELVTRFTYGLADVRGSELRGAEALAAPGCFATAAQLALYPLRSLGVVGIPALFGVTGSSGAGVHPKPTTHHPARANNLFAYSVLNHRHDAEVLQAWRGWMESPTATARLMTHSGPFVRGIHLTLHATVAPGDAARIDSLFSTAYAGRPFVRVVDAPPQLTHVVGTNQALIHAVGNADTGEVQAMVVLDNLIKGAGGQAVQGMNLALGLDEAAGLRLAAPFPC